The proteins below come from a single Parasteatoda tepidariorum isolate YZ-2023 unplaced genomic scaffold, CAS_Ptep_4.0 HiC_scaffold_199, whole genome shotgun sequence genomic window:
- the LOC107444107 gene encoding uncharacterized protein, with protein sequence MPSTCLDYSDCLLIFKAFHLQENGAEGEICQCGLEREDIAFLEEREEIAVMENRNYINARDISRKRFLKSIFKMIESIMEPDSDDDIWSAEKLKNIFCSFRVLVWCGRFLIKFHEKNQCSQYLTSAVKFYLKSLDIGKYSFYHTNRPVDKKILELLRLSSKNRVHHSVFIEFLRLICNENFCYYYYYFDVSSMLEDILKAAHESKIDILNVWREVDAISYCSFNRFIFMSLENFIPMIRFGKTECLSFSSEKFYYLKTALRKFSCKVTIRDDNVGRSSTSFLSLQTTYLFLYAKSKMAPSITAAYILKLLWNSITDPFLCEEDFKKSDLVVLPTGAHDVNILHKAWTWYEDHVLKNVNSPKRPRSLGHLSRCSVRRQLAACLHLPGGVEQLDVPKILKNYILLEDSKVIL encoded by the exons ATGCCTTCCACTTGTTTGGATTACAGCGATTGCCTTCTTATTTTCAAAGCTTTTCATCTGCAAGAAAATGGCGCTGAGGGAGAGATATGTCAGTGTGGGCTTGAAAGAGAGGATATTGCTTTTTTAGAAGAACGTGAAGAAATAGCTGTTATGGAAaacagaaattatataaatgcaagAGACATATCTCGGAAAAGATTTCTgaagagtatttttaaaatgatagagTCCATTATGGAACCAGATAGTGATGATGACATTTGGTCGGCAgagaagttgaaaaatatattttgttcatttaggGTGTTGGTGTGGTGCGGTaggtttttgataaaattccatgaaaaaaaccAGTGCAGTCAGTATTTAACTTCTGCtgtgaagttttatttaaaatctctaGATATCGGGAAATATAGTTTCTATCACACTAATCGCCCGGTcgataagaaaattttagaacttttaagGCTCTCCTCTAAAAATCGTGTTCACCATAGTGTGTTCATAGAATTTTTAAGATtgatttgtaatgaaaatttctGTTACTACTATTACTACTTTGATGTCAGTTCAATGTTAGAGGATATATTAAAAGCTGCTCATGAATCtaaaatagatatattaaaTGTATGGAGAGAAGTTGACGCAATATCCTACTGTTCATTCAATCGTTTTATATTTATGAgcttggaaaattttattccaatgatTAGGTTCGGAAAAACTGaatgtttatctttttcaaGTGAGAAGTTTTACTATTTGAAAACAGCTCTACGCAA aTTTTCTTGTAAAGTGACTATTAGAGATGATAACGTTGGCAGGAGTTCTACCAGTTTCCTCTCCCTACAAActacatatttgtttctttatgcAAAAAGCAAAATGGCGCCTTCAATAACAGCAGCCTACATTCTCAAGTTATTGTGGAACAGCATAACAGATCCATTCTTGTGTGAGGAGGACTTCAAAAAGAGTGACCTAGTCGTTTTACCAACCGGTGCACATGATGTCAATATACTGCATAAAGCCTGGACTTGGTATGAGGATCATGTACTTAAGAATGTAAATTCACCCAAAAGACCAAGATCTCTCGGCCATCTTTCAAGGTGTTCTGTTCGTCGACAACTTGCGGCATGCCTTCATCTTCCGGGTGGTGTCGAACAGCTTGATGTACCaaagattcttaaaaattatattctactGGAAGATTCAAAAGTTATACTCTAA